A part of Neodiprion pinetum isolate iyNeoPine1 chromosome 4, iyNeoPine1.2, whole genome shotgun sequence genomic DNA contains:
- the Nrk gene encoding tyrosine-protein kinase transmembrane receptor Ror2, translated as MVFLQIFCFFITLQLSSAENNSSMKGYCAPYNGKICKKYLTGIGQVWFNDSDGNNGGWLNEKITTGLWTDLIKTLIEPCRSAAEKLLCMYAFPQCVDSVGLPLCYEDCMAVRQQFCLVNWAMIEEHKKRASYIRSRGHFTLPDCESLPRISKGPQTCSNASLTDMNTELITRDCVIGNGRFYLGFVNKTKSGLDCQSWAIQEPHSHDRPPDVFPQLQNAENYCRNAGGDEPMPWCYTMDPNVRWELCDIPICANSTEVTMEIDLEDLTMEAFFTPRLILILSSIGFVCILVLLLSILLCQRLQKQHHGYNPTETQEVNIDLDKLPSNDAYHHTGAQLNPKLEKLEFPRNNIIYVRDLGQGAFGRVFQAKAPGLVSEEEFTNVAVKMLKDEASDDLLVDFEREACLLAEFDHPNIVKLLGVCAIGRPMCLLFEYMGRGDLNEFLRSCSPGNYIVRSIENDSFRDMRLSHMNLIMIAIQVASGMVYLSDRKFVHRDLATRNCLINDQMVVKIADFGLSQKIYLQDYYKGDEQDAIPVRWMPLESILYNKYTIETDIWAFAVCLWEIFSFALQPYYGMTHEEVVKYIKDGHVLQCPDNTPQPIYELMKLCWNKKPSDRPTFRMIYQTLSGIKHDMEIPNDKCGSNSLDNNV; from the exons ATGgtgtttttgcaaattttctgtttcttcaTAACCCTCCAACTGTCGTCAGCAGAAAATA ATTCCAGTATGAAGGGTTACTGCGCACCTTACAATgggaaaatttgtaaaaaatatttgactgGTATAGGACAAGTTTGGTTCAATGATTCGGATGGAAATAATGGAGGCTGGCTGAATGAAAAGATTACGACTGGCTTATGGACAGATTTAATCAAAACACTTATTGAACCTTGTCGTTCGGCTGCAGAG aAACTACTATGCATGTATGCATTCCCACAATGTGTCGACTCCGTGGGTTTGCCGCTTTGTTACGAAGACTGCATGGCAGTACGGCAACAGTTTTGTTTGGTGAACTGGGCCATGATAGAAGAACATAAAAAAAGGGCAAGCTATATCAGGTCCAGAGGGCATTTCACCCTTCCAGACTGTGAGAGCTTACCCAGGATTAGCAAAGGTCCACAAACGTGTTCAAATGCCTCTTTAACAGACATGAATACTGAACTTATCACTC GTGACTGCGTGATAGGTAATGGACGTTTTTACCTTGGATTTGTAAACAAGACAAAATCCGGACTAGATTGTCAATCATGGGCCATACAAGAGCCTCACAGTCACGATAGACCTCCGGATGTTTTTCCACAACTTCAAAATGCCGAAAACTATTGCAGAAATGCCGGCGGGGATGAACCGATGCCCTGGTGCTATACAATGGATCCAAATGTTCGATGGGAGCTCTGCGATATACCGATTTGTG CCAACTCCACAGAGGTTACAATGGAAATTGATCTCGAAGACTTGACGATGGAAGCGTTTTTCACACCAAGATTAATACTGATACTGTCGTCAATAGGATTCGTTTGTATTCTTGTACTTCTTCTATCGATACTACTGTGCCAAAGACTGCAGAAACAGCATCATGGCTATAATCCTACAGAAACACAG GAAGTGAATATCGATCTGGACAAATTGCCGAGCAACGACGCTTATCATCACACAGGGGCACAGCTAAATCCGAAATTAGAGAAATTAGAATTTCCCAGgaacaatattatatatgtcaGGGACTTGGGTCAGGGAGCATTTGGTCGTGTATTCCAAGCGAAAGCACCAGGACTTGTGTCCGAAGAAGAATTCACGAATGTAGCGGTGAAAATGTTGAAGGATGAAGCCTCGGATGATTTGTTGGTAGACTTCGAGCGAGAAGCTTGTTTGCTAGCGGAGTTTGACCACCCAAATATCGTCAAACTACTTGGAGTCTGTGCGATAGGGCGTCCAATGTGTTTGCTATTTGAGTACATGGGGAGAGGTGAtctgaatgaatttttaagaTCATGTTCCCCGGGAAATTACATAGTTAGAAGCATTGAAAACGACTCTTTTAGAGATATGAGATTGTCTCATATGAATCTTATTATGATAGCCATACAAGTTGCATCTGGCATGGTGTATTTGTCGGACAGAAAATTTGTGCATCGTGATCTAGCGACGAGAAATTGTTTGATCAATGATCAAATGGTTGTTAAAATAGCGGATTTTGGTTTATCGCAAAAGATTTATCTACAGGATTATTACAAGGGTGATGAACAAGATGCTATTCCTGTAAGATGGATGCCACTTGAgagtatattgtataataaatatacgatAGAGACTGATATTTGGGCTTTCGCTGTATGCTTGTGGGAGATTTTCAGTTTTGCTCTTCAACCTTACTACGGAATGACCCACGAAGAGGTGGTTAAATATATCAAAGACGGCCACGTACTTCAATGTCCGGATAACACACCTCAGCCAATTTATGAACTCATGAAACTTTGTTGGAATAAAAAACCTTCCGATAGACCAACATTTAGAATGATTTATCAAACACTGAGCGGTATAAAACATGATATGGAAATTCCGAACGACAAATGTGGCAGCAATTCGTTAGATaacaatgtttga